One segment of Burkholderia multivorans ATCC BAA-247 DNA contains the following:
- the cueR gene encoding Cu(I)-responsive transcriptional regulator has protein sequence MNIGDASRASGVSAKMIRYYEQVGLLTPSKRSDAGYRIYGPDEIHTLRFIRQARRLGFFVEDIRKLLTLWQDRSRASAEVKSIALGHVAELDKRIAELTDMRNTLMDLAAHCHGDARPECPILARLAEPVGEPH, from the coding sequence ATGAATATCGGCGACGCATCGCGCGCATCCGGCGTCAGCGCAAAAATGATCCGGTACTACGAGCAGGTCGGTCTGCTGACGCCAAGCAAGCGCAGCGACGCCGGCTATCGGATCTACGGTCCGGACGAAATCCATACGCTGCGGTTTATCCGCCAGGCGCGTCGACTCGGCTTTTTCGTCGAGGACATTCGAAAACTGCTGACGCTATGGCAAGACCGGTCGCGAGCCAGTGCCGAAGTGAAGTCGATCGCGCTCGGCCATGTCGCCGAGCTCGACAAACGAATCGCCGAACTCACCGATATGCGCAACACGCTGATGGACCTCGCCGCGCACTGTCACGGTGACGCGCGTCCCGAATGCCCGATTTTGGCGCGACTTGCCGAGCCCGTCGGTGAACCACATTAG
- a CDS encoding 3-hydroxybutyrate dehydrogenase, producing the protein MAADLSGKTAVVTGAASGIGKEIALELAKAGAAVAIADLNLDGATAVADEINKAGGKAIGVAMDVTNEEAVNTGIDKVAETFGSVDILVSNAGIQIVNPIENYSFADWKKMQAIHVDGAFLTTKAALKHMYKDDRGGVVIYMGSVHSHEASPLKSAYVTAKHGLLGLARVLAKEGAKHNVRSHVVCPGFVRTPLVDKQIPEQAKELGISEEEVVKKVMLGNTVDGVFTTVQDVAQTVLFLSAFPSAALTGQSVVVSHGWYMQ; encoded by the coding sequence ATGGCAGCAGATCTGAGCGGCAAGACCGCAGTCGTCACGGGCGCCGCGAGCGGCATCGGCAAGGAAATCGCGCTGGAGCTGGCGAAGGCGGGTGCGGCCGTCGCGATCGCCGATCTGAACCTGGACGGCGCGACGGCCGTCGCCGACGAGATCAACAAGGCCGGCGGCAAGGCGATCGGCGTCGCGATGGACGTGACCAACGAGGAAGCGGTCAACACCGGCATCGACAAGGTCGCGGAGACGTTCGGCTCGGTCGACATTCTCGTGTCGAATGCCGGCATCCAGATCGTGAACCCGATCGAAAACTATTCGTTCGCCGACTGGAAGAAGATGCAGGCGATCCACGTCGACGGCGCGTTCCTGACGACCAAGGCCGCGCTCAAGCACATGTACAAGGACGATCGCGGCGGCGTCGTGATCTACATGGGCTCGGTGCACTCGCACGAGGCGTCGCCGCTGAAGTCGGCGTACGTGACGGCCAAGCACGGGCTGCTCGGTCTCGCACGCGTGCTCGCGAAGGAAGGTGCGAAGCACAACGTGCGTTCGCATGTCGTGTGTCCGGGTTTCGTGCGCACGCCGCTCGTCGACAAGCAGATCCCCGAGCAGGCCAAGGAGCTCGGCATCAGCGAAGAGGAAGTCGTGAAGAAGGTGATGCTCGGCAATACGGTCGACGGCGTGTTCACGACCGTGCAGGACGTCGCGCAGACGGTGCTGTTCCTGTCGGCGTTCCCGAGCGCGGCGCTGACCGGTCAATCGGTGGTCGTCAGCCACGGCTGGTATATGCAGTAA
- a CDS encoding LuxR C-terminal-related transcriptional regulator, whose product MRFLVVNSDAERRDGLKALLRQIDRHARINDAPDGFQARRLLRTQRFDLVAIDWLDVGKVSELQALCTACSPTPVAMLIGDTTPEAVQNFFDYGVAGVIPHATRPHLLVRALEMVLLGGHYIPPIALRLLPSAAVTRHDARFQTLANALPRRSPAGLLSPRQAQIMRFVHMGSTNKMIARTLGISEGTVKIHLASIFQQLGAANRAAAVAIYNGWLSPHLEVLLADRDRARKPVLGERGPVPLRAQRNTRPYPLPSATVDDPELPLAAEALPRFRRSH is encoded by the coding sequence ATGCGGTTCCTGGTGGTCAATTCGGATGCCGAGCGGCGTGACGGGCTCAAGGCCCTGTTGCGGCAGATCGACCGTCACGCGCGTATCAACGACGCGCCCGACGGTTTCCAGGCGCGTCGCCTGCTGCGCACGCAGCGCTTCGATCTCGTCGCGATCGACTGGCTGGACGTCGGAAAGGTCAGCGAACTCCAGGCGCTGTGCACGGCCTGTTCGCCGACGCCCGTCGCGATGCTGATCGGCGACACGACCCCGGAAGCGGTTCAGAACTTCTTCGACTATGGCGTCGCGGGCGTGATTCCACATGCCACGCGTCCGCATCTGCTGGTTCGCGCGCTCGAGATGGTGCTGCTCGGCGGTCACTATATTCCGCCGATCGCCCTGCGGCTGCTGCCTTCCGCGGCCGTCACCCGTCACGATGCGCGTTTCCAGACGCTCGCGAACGCATTGCCGCGCCGCTCGCCGGCCGGTCTGCTGTCGCCGCGACAAGCGCAGATCATGCGCTTCGTCCACATGGGCAGCACGAACAAGATGATCGCGCGCACGCTCGGCATCAGCGAAGGCACCGTGAAGATCCATCTCGCGAGCATCTTCCAGCAGCTCGGCGCCGCGAACCGCGCCGCCGCGGTCGCCATCTACAACGGCTGGCTGTCGCCGCATCTCGAGGTGCTGCTTGCGGACCGCGATCGCGCGCGCAAGCCCGTACTCGGCGAACGCGGCCCGGTCCCGCTGCGCGCACAACGGAACACGCGCCCGTATCCGCTGCCGAGCGCGACCGTCGACGATCCGGAACTGCCGCTCGCCGCCGAGGCGCTGCCCCGTTTCCGGCGCAGTCACTAG
- a CDS encoding BspC domain-containing protein: MPHSLLTNNQMDSSTASLRIVRTLGKLAACVAGLSLALPAPVFADLLDQRSELINKFVNEMHADPLVADCAAHGSFIASTSTAFDRVEFAPNAFENGNATITPWNDSFDQGKQRVKVDNIVTVDGLGIRTNGGDPEPLKFRCGYVGQQMLAFSWNDPVPPLKPRVERPAPSTKKFKGKSHKGKVKAKATGRPAKKAVTKKSTATKKTVKKKTAKKS; the protein is encoded by the coding sequence ATGCCTCATTCGCTCCTCACCAATAACCAGATGGACAGCTCAACTGCCTCGCTCCGGATCGTCCGGACGCTCGGCAAGCTGGCGGCCTGTGTCGCGGGCTTGTCGCTTGCACTTCCGGCACCGGTCTTCGCCGACCTTCTCGACCAGCGTTCCGAGCTGATCAATAAATTCGTCAACGAAATGCACGCCGATCCGCTCGTCGCCGACTGCGCCGCGCACGGCAGCTTCATCGCGAGCACGTCGACTGCCTTCGACCGCGTCGAGTTTGCGCCGAATGCATTCGAAAACGGCAACGCGACGATCACGCCGTGGAACGATTCGTTCGATCAAGGCAAGCAGCGCGTGAAGGTCGACAACATCGTCACCGTCGACGGGCTCGGCATTCGGACGAACGGCGGCGATCCCGAACCGCTGAAGTTTCGCTGCGGCTATGTCGGTCAGCAGATGCTCGCGTTCAGCTGGAACGATCCCGTTCCGCCGCTCAAGCCGCGCGTCGAGCGCCCGGCACCGTCGACGAAGAAATTCAAGGGCAAATCGCACAAGGGCAAGGTGAAGGCCAAGGCGACCGGGCGTCCCGCGAAAAAGGCCGTCACGAAAAAATCGACCGCGACGAAAAAAACCGTCAAGAAAAAGACCGCGAAGAAGTCCTGA
- the yaaA gene encoding peroxide stress protein YaaA, with protein MIIVLSPAKSLDYETPAHVQSYTQPAFVDDASELIAGLRKLSPQDIATLMDISDPLARLNYQRYADWSPIFTPANSKQAVLAFNGDVYEGFDAKSLSAADLDYAQQHVRVLSGLYGLLRPLDLLQPYRLEMGTRFANTRGKDLYAFWGDRITRALNEQLETRRGASRVLINCASTEYFKSVKPKLLAAPVITPVFEDWKGGRYKIISFHAKRARGLMARYVVENRIAEPKALQAFAMEGYAFDAAASNDSTYVYRRRVGE; from the coding sequence ATGATAATCGTTCTCTCTCCCGCCAAATCCCTCGACTACGAGACGCCCGCCCACGTGCAGTCTTACACGCAGCCTGCATTCGTCGACGACGCGTCGGAACTGATCGCGGGCCTGCGCAAGCTGTCGCCGCAGGACATCGCGACGCTGATGGACATCTCCGATCCGCTCGCGCGGCTGAACTACCAGCGCTACGCGGACTGGTCGCCGATCTTCACGCCCGCCAATTCGAAGCAGGCCGTGCTGGCGTTCAACGGCGACGTGTACGAAGGATTCGACGCGAAATCGCTGTCGGCCGCCGATCTCGACTATGCGCAGCAACACGTGCGCGTGCTGTCGGGCTTGTATGGCCTGCTGCGTCCGCTGGACCTGCTGCAGCCGTACCGGCTCGAGATGGGCACGCGCTTCGCGAATACGCGCGGCAAGGACCTGTACGCGTTCTGGGGCGACCGCATCACGCGCGCGCTGAACGAGCAGCTCGAGACGCGCCGCGGCGCATCGCGCGTGCTGATCAACTGCGCGTCGACCGAATACTTCAAGTCGGTCAAGCCGAAGCTGCTGGCCGCGCCGGTCATTACGCCGGTCTTCGAGGACTGGAAGGGCGGCCGCTACAAGATCATCAGCTTCCACGCGAAGCGCGCGCGCGGGCTGATGGCGCGTTATGTCGTCGAGAACCGCATCGCCGAGCCGAAGGCGCTGCAGGCATTCGCGATGGAAGGCTATGCATTCGACGCGGCCGCGTCGAACGACTCGACTTACGTATATCGCCGGCGTGTCGGCGAGTGA
- a CDS encoding M14 family metallopeptidase: MALSITSNFDAGAIDVVSCDSADAIRLRVRGDNRSEFAQWFYFRVTGARGERCVMTFENAAQCAYPSGWRDYRAVASYDRVDWFRVPTTFDGRTMTIDHTPEFDSIYYAYFEPYSDERHAAFLGAVQQLPQASVVELGRTVEGRPMSLLTLGTPETDGAPKKKVWIIARQHPGETMAEWFVEGLVKRLAGWGDWAGDPVARKLYDRAIFHIVPNMNPDGSVHGNLRTNAAGANLNREWMAPDAERSPEVLAVRDAIHAIGCDMFFDIHGDEDLPYVFVAGSEMLPSFTEQQRKEQGAFIEAFKVASPDFQTEHGYAASKYKEDALKLASKYVGHRFGCLSLTLEMPFKDNANLPDERVGWNGERSAALGAAMLAAILKQIETFA, from the coding sequence ATGGCTCTTTCGATCACCAGCAACTTCGACGCGGGCGCAATCGACGTCGTGTCCTGCGACAGCGCGGACGCGATCCGGCTGCGCGTGCGCGGCGACAATCGCTCGGAATTCGCGCAGTGGTTCTATTTCCGCGTGACTGGCGCGCGCGGCGAGCGCTGCGTGATGACGTTCGAGAACGCCGCGCAGTGTGCGTATCCGTCGGGTTGGCGCGACTACCGCGCGGTCGCGAGCTACGATCGCGTCGACTGGTTCCGCGTGCCGACGACGTTCGACGGCCGCACGATGACGATCGACCATACGCCCGAATTCGACAGCATCTATTACGCGTACTTCGAACCGTATTCGGACGAGCGCCACGCCGCGTTTCTCGGTGCGGTCCAGCAGTTGCCGCAGGCGAGCGTCGTCGAACTCGGCCGTACGGTGGAAGGCCGTCCGATGTCGCTGCTGACGCTCGGTACGCCGGAAACCGATGGCGCGCCGAAGAAGAAGGTGTGGATCATCGCGCGGCAGCATCCGGGCGAGACGATGGCCGAATGGTTCGTCGAAGGGCTCGTGAAGCGGCTGGCCGGATGGGGCGACTGGGCCGGCGATCCGGTTGCGCGCAAGCTCTACGATCGCGCGATCTTTCATATCGTGCCGAACATGAATCCCGACGGCAGCGTGCACGGCAATCTGCGCACCAATGCGGCCGGCGCGAACCTGAATCGCGAATGGATGGCGCCCGATGCCGAGCGCAGCCCCGAGGTGCTCGCGGTGCGCGATGCGATTCATGCGATTGGCTGCGACATGTTTTTCGACATCCACGGCGACGAGGATCTGCCGTACGTGTTCGTCGCCGGCTCGGAGATGTTGCCGAGCTTTACCGAGCAGCAGCGCAAGGAGCAGGGCGCCTTCATCGAAGCGTTCAAGGTCGCGAGCCCCGACTTCCAGACCGAGCACGGCTATGCGGCTAGCAAGTACAAGGAGGACGCGCTGAAGCTCGCGTCGAAGTACGTCGGACACCGGTTCGGCTGTCTGTCGCTGACGCTCGAGATGCCGTTCAAGGACAACGCGAATCTGCCGGACGAGCGCGTCGGCTGGAACGGCGAACGTAGCGCGGCGCTTGGCGCGGCGATGCTGGCGGCGATCCTCAAGCAGATCGAGACGTTCGCGTAA
- a CDS encoding DUF2863 family protein: MRQRIAKRLPPDADKLVGLSLALFASGSRIEDRFWEAKLDALLAKIVRNGNQTTLDAALDHLQQNHPDAYGALADMAETHSESMVIEHDGQPYDALLVAVPVLAWTRYVIPSGPLKSDIADALRAHLQAHVLANGTLVGLAPFMYSIDQLPRHHVETYRLAQQLAHAALGQHAAKLNFGDLPETSPILADPRFLLAVVAAPAGAPLFRWQEEEHGNRIERGQCLEQWTAQGGPNLSLALPGCEFECLLPDAYYSACRDADERIRPHTVRTAIRYLFDTLGAAPQELRAVVAGFGDRRIDEYRVGFTRRGSNDVIYGVVWPLYGRENGDVSIDSATLEGEAPIDGPLEEIVSLLKECGVTDIRRHAGRFEPEYCDDCGVPLYADPLGEIVHAEMPEDASPAQPHFH; encoded by the coding sequence ATGCGCCAGCGAATCGCCAAACGTCTTCCCCCCGATGCCGACAAGCTCGTCGGCCTGTCGCTTGCGCTCTTCGCTTCGGGCAGCCGCATCGAAGATCGCTTCTGGGAAGCGAAGCTCGATGCCCTGCTTGCCAAGATCGTTCGCAACGGCAATCAGACCACGCTCGACGCAGCGCTCGACCATCTGCAACAGAATCATCCCGACGCGTACGGTGCGCTCGCCGACATGGCAGAAACGCACAGCGAGTCGATGGTGATCGAGCACGACGGCCAACCGTACGACGCACTGCTCGTCGCGGTGCCCGTGCTCGCCTGGACGCGCTATGTGATTCCGTCGGGTCCGCTCAAGAGCGACATCGCCGACGCGCTGCGTGCGCACCTGCAGGCCCACGTGCTCGCCAACGGCACGCTGGTCGGGCTCGCGCCGTTCATGTACAGCATCGATCAACTGCCGCGGCACCACGTCGAAACCTACCGGCTCGCGCAGCAGCTCGCGCATGCGGCCCTCGGCCAGCATGCGGCCAAGCTCAATTTCGGCGACCTGCCGGAAACGTCCCCGATCCTGGCCGACCCGCGCTTCCTGCTCGCGGTCGTCGCCGCGCCCGCCGGCGCACCGCTGTTCCGCTGGCAGGAAGAAGAGCACGGCAACCGCATCGAGCGCGGCCAGTGTCTCGAGCAATGGACGGCCCAGGGCGGCCCGAACCTGTCGCTCGCACTGCCCGGCTGCGAGTTCGAGTGCCTGCTTCCGGACGCGTACTATTCGGCATGCCGCGATGCGGACGAACGCATACGTCCTCACACGGTCCGTACCGCGATTCGTTATCTTTTCGACACACTTGGTGCAGCGCCGCAGGAACTGCGCGCGGTCGTCGCCGGCTTCGGCGACCGACGCATCGACGAATATCGCGTGGGCTTCACGCGGCGCGGCAGCAACGACGTGATCTATGGCGTCGTCTGGCCGCTGTACGGCCGCGAGAACGGCGACGTATCGATCGACAGCGCGACGCTCGAGGGCGAAGCGCCGATCGACGGCCCGCTCGAGGAAATCGTGAGCCTGCTGAAGGAATGCGGCGTCACGGACATCCGCCGGCACGCCGGGCGTTTCGAGCCGGAATACTGCGACGATTGCGGCGTGCCGCTCTATGCCGATCCGCTCGGCGAAATCGTCCATGCCGAGATGCCGGAAGACGCGTCGCCTGCGCAGCCGCATTTCCACTGA
- a CDS encoding DUF3563 family protein: MIAYIVEKLSNWFESAERERREAYLATSSDIVQLEQRIRSLETNGYSR, translated from the coding sequence ATGATCGCCTACATCGTCGAAAAGCTGAGCAACTGGTTCGAATCCGCAGAGCGCGAGCGCCGTGAGGCTTATCTCGCCACGTCGTCGGACATCGTCCAGCTCGAGCAACGTATCCGTTCGCTCGAAACCAACGGCTACTCGCGGTAA
- a CDS encoding potassium channel beta subunit family protein, whose amino-acid sequence MHYRRLGRSGLQISALSLGSWVTYGNQVDQRVARECLAAARDAGVNFFDNAEVYAGGRSEEIMGQALKSLGWPRVSYIVSTKFFWGLAEAPNQYHTLNRKYLLNAIDGSLRRLQLDYVDLVYCHRPDPHTPIEETVWAMSDMIARGKALYWGTSEWSADEIRAAYDIAERHHLHKPIVEQPQYNLFHRTRVEQEYARLYDDYGLGLTTWSPLASGLLTGKYRNGVPPGSRAQVQGYDWLRDRLTDPASNAIVAQLGDIAAELGCTTGQLAIAWVLANPRVSSVITGASRIEQIGDNMRALDVVARLAPDVKQRVEAVIGDAYE is encoded by the coding sequence ATGCACTATCGGCGCCTTGGCCGCTCCGGCCTGCAGATCAGCGCGCTTTCGCTCGGTTCTTGGGTCACGTACGGCAATCAGGTCGACCAGCGGGTCGCGCGCGAATGTCTCGCCGCCGCGCGGGACGCCGGCGTCAATTTCTTCGACAACGCCGAGGTCTACGCGGGCGGCAGGTCCGAAGAAATCATGGGCCAGGCGCTGAAGTCGCTCGGCTGGCCGCGCGTCAGCTACATCGTGTCGACGAAGTTTTTCTGGGGGCTGGCCGAAGCGCCGAACCAGTACCACACGCTGAACCGCAAATATCTGCTGAACGCCATCGACGGCTCGTTGCGGCGGCTGCAACTCGACTATGTCGACCTCGTCTACTGCCATCGCCCCGATCCGCATACGCCCATCGAAGAAACCGTATGGGCGATGAGCGACATGATCGCGCGCGGCAAGGCACTGTACTGGGGTACTTCCGAGTGGAGCGCAGACGAGATCCGCGCCGCATACGACATCGCCGAACGGCATCATCTGCATAAGCCGATCGTCGAGCAGCCGCAGTACAACCTGTTCCACCGCACGCGCGTCGAGCAGGAATATGCGCGGCTCTACGACGATTACGGCCTCGGCCTGACCACATGGAGCCCGCTCGCGTCGGGCCTGCTGACCGGCAAGTATCGCAACGGCGTCCCGCCCGGCAGTCGCGCGCAGGTGCAGGGCTATGACTGGCTGCGCGATCGCCTCACCGATCCCGCAAGCAACGCGATCGTCGCGCAGCTCGGCGACATCGCGGCCGAACTCGGCTGTACGACCGGCCAGCTCGCGATCGCGTGGGTGCTCGCGAATCCGCGCGTGAGCTCGGTGATCACCGGCGCCTCGCGGATCGAGCAGATCGGCGACAACATGCGTGCGCTCGACGTCGTCGCGCGGCTCGCGCCGGACGTGAAGCAACGCGTCGAAGCGGTGATCGGCGACGCGTACGAGTAA
- a CDS encoding pyridoxal phosphate-dependent aminotransferase: MNAPSDMPTSPVFPSRLPNVGTTIFTVMSALAAEKGAVNLGQGFPDFDCDPRIVDAVAAAMRRGHNQYPPMAGVAPLREAIADKIAQLYGRRYDASTEITVTAGATQALLTAILCAVHPGDEVIVVEPTYDSYLPSIELAGGKPVFVTLEAPDYAIPFDRLAAAITPNTRMILINTPHNPTGTVWREADMRKLEDIVRGTNVLILSDEVYEHMVYDGERHESVACYPELAARSFIVSSFGKTYHVTGWKVGYVAAPAALTAEFRKVHQFNVFTVNTPMQIGLADYLRDPAPYLTLAGFYQNKRDFFRAGLERTRFKLLPCSGTYFQCVDYSAISDLPEAEFSKWLTSEIGVAAIPVSAFYHEPHESGVVRFCFAKQESTLATALERLARL; this comes from the coding sequence ATGAACGCTCCTTCCGACATGCCAACGTCCCCCGTTTTCCCGTCGCGCCTGCCGAACGTCGGCACGACGATCTTCACGGTCATGAGCGCGCTCGCCGCCGAAAAAGGCGCGGTGAATCTCGGGCAGGGCTTTCCGGATTTCGACTGCGACCCGCGCATCGTCGACGCGGTCGCGGCCGCGATGCGCAGGGGCCACAACCAGTACCCGCCGATGGCGGGCGTCGCGCCGCTGCGCGAAGCGATCGCGGACAAGATCGCGCAGCTCTACGGCCGCCGCTACGATGCCAGCACCGAAATCACCGTGACGGCCGGCGCGACGCAGGCGCTGCTGACGGCCATCCTGTGCGCCGTGCATCCGGGCGACGAAGTGATCGTCGTCGAGCCGACCTACGACAGCTATCTGCCGTCGATCGAACTCGCCGGCGGCAAGCCCGTCTTCGTCACGCTGGAAGCGCCGGACTACGCGATTCCGTTCGACCGTCTCGCGGCCGCGATCACGCCGAACACGCGGATGATCCTGATCAACACGCCGCACAACCCGACCGGCACCGTGTGGCGCGAAGCGGACATGCGCAAGCTCGAGGACATCGTGCGCGGCACCAACGTGCTGATCCTGTCGGACGAGGTGTACGAGCACATGGTCTACGACGGCGAGCGTCACGAAAGCGTCGCGTGCTATCCGGAGCTCGCCGCACGCAGCTTCATCGTGTCGAGCTTCGGCAAGACGTATCACGTGACCGGCTGGAAGGTCGGTTACGTCGCGGCACCGGCCGCGCTGACTGCCGAGTTCCGCAAGGTCCATCAGTTCAACGTGTTTACGGTCAATACGCCGATGCAGATCGGCCTCGCCGACTATCTGCGCGATCCGGCGCCGTACCTGACGCTCGCGGGCTTCTATCAGAACAAGCGCGACTTTTTCCGCGCGGGCCTCGAACGCACGCGCTTCAAGCTGCTGCCGTGCTCGGGTACGTACTTCCAGTGCGTCGACTATTCGGCGATCAGCGACCTGCCGGAAGCGGAATTCTCGAAGTGGCTGACGTCGGAAATCGGCGTGGCCGCGATTCCGGTGTCGGCGTTCTATCACGAGCCGCACGAGTCGGGCGTCGTGCGCTTCTGCTTCGCGAAACAGGAGAGCACGCTCGCGACCGCGCTCGAGCGGCTCGCGCGGCTGTAA
- a CDS encoding energy-coupling factor ABC transporter permease encodes MGFLFTPLPLWVGIGGWIAAAALLALAFWKRPFVRLHDATLQHVWLALVTAITVLWASNAWLEDGVVMHLLGATLLVTLFDWTLALVAMGAVTAIAAIIFDASWQGVGLTYLVYGALPVAVSALLQRAAIAWLPHNLLSFIAGQGFVSPAVAIVAAAAAAAGVQLALANGAPVVIPGGYLFNTVLLALGEAWFTGMTTALIAVYRPAWVTTFDVRRYRLGGPRA; translated from the coding sequence ATGGGTTTTCTTTTCACACCGCTTCCGCTCTGGGTTGGCATCGGTGGCTGGATCGCCGCCGCGGCGCTGCTCGCGCTCGCGTTCTGGAAGCGCCCGTTCGTCCGCCTGCACGATGCGACGCTGCAGCACGTCTGGCTCGCACTCGTGACGGCCATCACCGTTCTCTGGGCGTCCAACGCATGGCTGGAGGACGGTGTCGTCATGCATCTGCTCGGCGCGACGCTGCTCGTCACGCTGTTCGACTGGACGCTCGCGCTGGTCGCGATGGGCGCCGTCACGGCGATCGCCGCGATTATCTTCGATGCATCGTGGCAAGGGGTCGGCCTGACCTACCTCGTCTACGGCGCGCTGCCCGTCGCGGTATCGGCATTGCTGCAGCGCGCGGCAATCGCATGGCTGCCGCACAATCTGCTGTCGTTCATCGCGGGGCAGGGTTTCGTGTCGCCGGCCGTCGCGATCGTTGCAGCTGCGGCCGCGGCGGCCGGCGTGCAGCTCGCGCTTGCCAACGGCGCGCCTGTCGTAATTCCGGGCGGCTACCTGTTCAACACGGTACTGCTCGCGCTCGGCGAAGCGTGGTTCACCGGCATGACGACCGCGCTAATCGCCGTCTATCGTCCCGCGTGGGTCACCACGTTCGACGTCCGCCGTTATCGTCTGGGTGGCCCGCGCGCTTGA
- a CDS encoding putative toxin-antitoxin system toxin component, PIN family: MPSSLAPPAARRVVLDSNVWIDILVFDDPATRPILAALECGTLAAVIDGRCLTELEHVLDYPQFRARAIDKAAALATVARLAHVVEPAPADADAPPLPKCKDRDDQKFLELARAAQAEWLVSKDRALLKLAKRTARDFGFRIAQPAPFTEACALAAATAATVTPA; the protein is encoded by the coding sequence ATGCCCAGCTCCCTCGCCCCACCCGCCGCGCGCCGCGTCGTGCTCGACTCGAACGTGTGGATCGACATCCTCGTGTTCGACGATCCGGCCACGCGGCCGATTCTCGCCGCGCTGGAATGCGGCACGCTCGCGGCCGTCATCGACGGCCGGTGCCTGACGGAGCTCGAGCATGTGCTCGACTATCCGCAGTTTCGCGCGCGCGCGATCGACAAGGCGGCCGCGCTCGCGACGGTCGCGCGCCTCGCGCACGTCGTCGAGCCGGCGCCGGCCGACGCAGACGCGCCGCCGCTGCCGAAATGCAAGGACCGCGACGACCAGAAATTTCTCGAGCTGGCCCGCGCCGCACAGGCCGAGTGGCTCGTGTCGAAAGACCGCGCGCTGCTGAAGCTCGCGAAGCGCACAGCGCGCGATTTCGGCTTCCGCATCGCGCAACCCGCACCGTTTACCGAGGCCTGCGCGCTCGCCGCCGCAACGGCCGCCACTGTCACGCCGGCCTGA
- a CDS encoding 23S rRNA (adenine(2030)-N(6))-methyltransferase RlmJ has translation MLSYRHGFHAGNHADVLKHAVVVQLLRYLNKKDKSYWYIDTHAGAGVYSLRDGYAAKTAEYDTGIGRLWNDKNLPPALGEYVDEVRALNDDGELRYYPGSPYLAWRLMREQDRMRLFEMHTTEIDVLRHNFRDAGRRAMIFAGDGFEGIKALLPPPPRRALVLIDPSYEDKKDYARTITCVTECLKRFATGCYAIWYPQVTRPESQRFAEQLKRLQPDNWLHATLTVSNPPADGLGLYGSGMFILNPPYTLAQSMNDALPYLVETLGQDSGARCQVEHRGN, from the coding sequence ATGCTCAGCTATCGTCACGGTTTTCACGCAGGCAACCACGCGGACGTGCTCAAGCACGCCGTCGTCGTTCAACTGCTGCGCTATCTGAACAAGAAGGACAAGTCGTACTGGTACATCGATACGCATGCCGGCGCAGGCGTGTATTCGCTGCGCGACGGCTATGCGGCGAAGACGGCCGAGTACGATACCGGCATCGGCCGACTGTGGAACGACAAGAATCTGCCGCCGGCGCTCGGCGAGTATGTCGACGAAGTGCGCGCGCTGAACGACGACGGCGAACTGCGTTACTACCCGGGCTCGCCGTATCTGGCGTGGCGCTTGATGCGCGAACAGGACCGGATGCGCCTGTTCGAAATGCACACGACCGAAATCGACGTGCTGCGCCACAATTTTCGCGATGCCGGACGACGCGCCATGATCTTCGCCGGGGACGGCTTCGAAGGCATCAAGGCGCTGCTGCCGCCGCCGCCGCGACGCGCGCTCGTGTTGATCGATCCGTCGTACGAGGACAAGAAGGATTACGCGCGCACGATCACTTGCGTGACCGAGTGCCTCAAGCGCTTTGCGACGGGCTGCTATGCGATCTGGTATCCGCAAGTGACGCGGCCCGAATCGCAGCGTTTTGCGGAACAGCTGAAGCGCCTGCAGCCGGACAACTGGCTGCACGCGACGCTGACGGTGTCGAATCCGCCCGCAGACGGGCTCGGCCTCTACGGAAGCGGCATGTTCATTCTGAACCCGCCGTACACGCTTGCCCAAAGCATGAACGACGCGCTGCCCTATCTGGTCGAGACGCTCGGACAGGACAGCGGCGCGCGATGCCAGGTCGAGCACCGCGGCAATTGA